From the Musa acuminata AAA Group cultivar baxijiao chromosome BXJ3-1, Cavendish_Baxijiao_AAA, whole genome shotgun sequence genome, the window aagagggacatggggaagagaaagaaaaaggaggaggtagagtcctcgtcctcttccttccTCAGTCGCGTCCTCATCCTCTTCCGTGACACTTTTGTTGTTGTggttttttcctctctttttgcctcACCTCCATTCGTCGCCCTCAAGCTCCACCTCCAAGATTTCACCCCACCTGTCTCCAAGGATATCACCGAGACCCACCACTACCATCATCAAACCGTCATTGTGGTCATGGTCGTTGCCTCCACATCAATCGTCGATTTTCGGATTGACATCAGCAAAACTAACCGCCCGCTGCAGCCCCCAATGGAGTCATCGTCAActtaatgttaaaattatctttttatttatcatttttatatcaTTCTTATACATGTTATCATGTATTGTATcgttgataaaattataaataattaaataaataaaattaaatattttatttttataattaaaaccGATTAATATAAATGATGCGAAAACCTATAGAAACGATGTTTGCTTAGCGAGAACCTGGTTTAAGAGGTAAGAAAGAATATTTTAAGTGAAGCTAATTCTTCAGAAATGACAACAGAAAACACCCGTCTAAAACAACAATTTGGTTTATAATGCTTTGATtcaattcttttttaaaaaaatataaatcataaataatcggcatgatttttattattttaaaattttaaacaaaGAGATCCTATCCTCCCCATGAGACGGTATCATCAAAACGGCCCGCTCAGGTTCTAATAGCATTTCATGGTACTTCATATCCAAAAACAAAACACTCCAAATTTGCACTAAGTCCACTTTAATCCAAATCATAAATAGGCTGTGCTGCAGAAGCCCATTAAATAAACAGACTGATTGCAGTGCTTAAGCTCTCAAAGTCTGGTGAACTACCAAAACAATCCAACGATGCTTAAAACAAGGTAAAACAAGAGGAGGCCACTGATACGCTCAACCTATCCTCCTCTCCTACTTGAAAAGATTAGGGCGGGAAGCCTTGTAGGTAGTCTTCAACTTTCTGGAAGGGGGCCTAACTTTCTTGAAGACGAGAGGGAACTTGATTTTTGAGTCATGGAATTGCTTGGTGCTTTCACGCTTACACAGCTTGGAAGGTATGGTGGCTGTCTTGATGATCTGAATGCAGTGCTGCCTGACTCTGTGGCGGGATGCCATCTCATTGTACATCTGCTCCACGGCACCATTCAGAGTGGTGTCCCTGTACTCCTTGTACATGTTGTGGTAACCTGTTCTGCTCTGGTACCGCAGCCAGACACCGTAGTTCTTGATCTTTGTTGGTTTCCTCTCAAATATCTGCCGAAACAGCATAAAATTAGCTCCAGCACAACATTGCATCATTAGTAGGCAATGCTGTCTTAAGCAGAAACTTTTGGCCGCCTAAGGTTGCCTAGGGAGCTATATTTCACATCAAATGGCTGATCAAGGACCCACGTGGAAGTCTAGGCAGCACAGTTAGTATCTACAAGAAGTAACTACGAGCTTGTAAAGACGAAATATAATCCTGTAGGACCTTGGTGACATCAATATAAAAAAACAAACTGCATGGCAGCAACAGATTAGTTAGACTGGGGTGTATGCAATCTCCTCACATCTAATGATGCCCAAAATCATCACCAGACAGAAAATATGAGATTGAATAGAACATTAGTATAGCTTCAAGGGAACGAATCGAATGAGCAAAATGAGGAGACCCATCGACCAGATTAAGAAGCATTAAACCAAAAAATTGGAAACAATAAATATTTCAGTTCTAGGAAAAATGTCATAGAAAAGATCTAGAGTAAATCAAGAcccaactaagaagcatcaacccaaaaaattgaaaataatataaaaatcagtTCTAGAAAAAATAGTAGAAAAGACCTAGAAGGTGACAAGATCAGACTTTGTAACATCAATGTATAAAAACAAAATGCATCCCCGCAACCGATCAGTTAAGAGTGAGGTGTCTTCAATCTCCTCAGATCTAAAGATGCCCAAGCATCTCCAGATGCACAGTAATACAATATGAGAGTTTAAATACGAATAGAACATTACTATAGCTTCAAGGGGAAAAATTGAATGGGCAAAATGAGACTCATCAAGCAGATTAATAAGCATCaaccccaaaaaaaaaatttatatatttccaGTACTAGAATAAATAGTAGAAAAGATAGAGAAGTAAAACCAAGACCACATCAAGAAGCATTAACATAGAAAAAATGGGGAAAAAAAAGTCAGACAGAAAACAGTGGGAAAAAAATCTAGAAGGAAACAGAGATCAGACAACAAAATGCATCCCCACAACCGATCAGTTAGACTGAGGTGTATTCAATCTTGCTACATCTAGATGCCCAAATCAACTCCAGATGCATAGAAATATAATACAAGATTGAATAGAACATTACTATAGCTTCAAGGGAACGAATCGAATGGGCTAAATGAGGAGACCCATCGACCAGATAAAGAAGCATCAACCCAGAAAAATGGAAACAATAATAAACATTCAGCACTAGAAAAAACAATAGAAAAGACCTGGAAGtaaataaaaatcaaatttaaGAAACATTAACCacaaaaattgataataataaaaaaaattcagtccTAGAGGAAAAGTTAAAACAACCTAGAAGAAAACCAAAAGCCAAAAACATTGTTCAAAAGAAATGTGCATTTTTTATCCAAACATCCTATTTATTCTAAAactaacaaaataataaaaaggttACAAAATGAGAGATTAAAAGGTTAATTGTCAGCATTAATGGCACACTATTGATTGCACAGGTGATGATGCTTCCCAAAAAATTTCTGCTTACCATTTATTAACCAACTAGAATGACAATCTATAGATTACAACGTCTCCAATCCAATAGAAACTAGTATACCACCAGCACAAGGAAATCAACTTCTTCCTAGAAAGAAGTGGTGCTTAATTCGAGATATGGTGGTTATCCATCCAATGTATCAGTCAGAGAGGAGTCCTCAGTGGAGAAAAATGGCATTTAAGGGGTTGTAAACTATTGTGATAAAATGCAAAAGCAATCCCTCCCCTCTATTTCATTTTTAAGTTAATAGAAGTAATCAACCAAAATACAGGTACTAACCCATTTTTTTCTCATTGCCTGTCCATTGTTTGATTAAATCCTGATGTGATCTGGATAAGTAATTTGCATCTCATATAGTCAGATTGGATTCTCTGCTTTATGTCCAATACATTTGTTAATTGAACTTATCAAATCAATTCAAAGTTCAATGCTCCATATTAAAAGTTCAATATTAACACAGTTAAATCAGATTCAATTCAAATCACTGACAATCCCAACTGATGGAATTCTGGAAAAAGTTCAGAAGACAATCTAAATTTGGTTTGTATACAGATATTGACAAAGAAGTCTAGGAAAAACTTGTGGGGTCATGAAGAACATGATCTGGCTCAAATTCACAAAATAAAGAGCAAGAATCAATTCAAAGATGAAGAATAAACATTTTGGTTCAATAATTACAAGGTGTTCCTTTATTGACTATTGCCCAAAACCTCCACAAGAATTTTATCCATATTAAAGCAGTTCACTTTGGAATTTCAgttccttttttttcatttttgtgtCTACATGTAAAAGAAGATGATCAAATTGTCCACAAATTTTTTCCTGGTTGTTCAAGCAACATCGCTTCTAGGTACGTATTACCTATCCTCTATTAATCTTGGTAATAAGTAAGATAGAAACTTGTtactataaatataaaaaaacagATGTCATGCCAATCTTCTCTCAACTATATGACCAAAATCAGGCAAAGTTACAGGCACTCCAAAAACAACGAAGTAAAAGAAAGAACAGAAACATTGaacaattaaaaataaaataagaccaAAACAGAAAAGAGGCATACATGAATCTGGTTAGTGTAGCTGGATTTTATAAGTAGAAACTTAATTCTTCCTTATTGAACAGACTTCTCAAGCATCATAAATTAGAATGACACAAAATTTAGTACCTCATACACTTGCTATATTACATTCAGCAGATAAATTGATTTGACTAACATTTGATGAATATGCATGCCCATCTTAATATGACTGTCAACAAATCAGCTTAAATTATCAATCACTATCCATGATTATAATTACATTTCCCATTTGTATCGATTCAACAAATGGATCAGAATTTTCTGAGTACTTATACCATGAAGGCCTCCCATGATCTCATCAAAGCAATGAGAGATTGACCATGTTAGCAAGAGAAAAGGACTACTTTTATATGAAGGCACATAGGCATGTccaaagaagaaacaaaaggcCGCCGATCATATGCTTTCTGCAAAAGCGGTTGCTGAAGAAGAAGACAACAAACCTCGTTAATCGCGAGAACTTGGCCATTACTTTTCT encodes:
- the LOC135628810 gene encoding large ribosomal subunit protein eL20-like; translation: METTTVSAARVFDYINVASDVQESARKVVRGAALFVSGSMGNFRFHQYQVVGRALPTETEEHPKIYRMKLWATNEVRAKSKFWYFLRKLKKVKKSNGQVLAINEIFERKPTKIKNYGVWLRYQSRTGYHNMYKEYRDTTLNGAVEQMYNEMASRHRVRQHCIQIIKTATIPSKLCKRESTKQFHDSKIKFPLVFKKVRPPSRKLKTTYKASRPNLFK